The following proteins are encoded in a genomic region of Ictalurus punctatus breed USDA103 chromosome 15, Coco_2.0, whole genome shotgun sequence:
- the LOC108275918 gene encoding sex comb on midleg-like protein 2, with product MNSMGRTALKDQKESKKEKAGRSTPVNTGPAPVKAPESFSWEEYLKETSSTPAPPSCFRQSRLPPSNDFKAGMKLEARDPRNSTSVCIATVMGITGIRLRLRLDGSDNTNDFWRLVDSSDIQPIGTCEKNGDMLQPPLGFRMNASSWPMFLLRTLNGAEMAPASAFKKEPQRPIQNSFKPGMKLEAVDKKNPYLICPATIGEVRGEEVFVMFDGWRGAFDYWCRYDSRDIFPVGWCAVTKHSLQPPGNSITIPKPLSAPSSSTSSSFSSSPSKQTRRSMQSSYRLPTPLPPLPVRKGVRGRRPKSETIALLKALAASSGAQSPGAQMSTTAPESAPQLVPRPHKKRGPKPGSKRKPKLLQSSLSAPAGSDSRLPSSQVSRDGLPPLSSPSSVVSTVCVYVNKHGNCGPHLDRKQVQRLPDHFGPEAVNLVLQQTVQACLDCAYQPKVLLGCLQNQPDGGEVVRVRTDGGTRTVKLPSASSAAFVLRFLEKVCRHLQCDNLFSSQPFSPYSSYDRSKSVKEEMSEAPALNRGVKRISRDSPPYSAPLSPKILHSDTHPSEAETLPPEENGLLKEQRFMDSASNSMTPRPQTLRSTSEYQSQPSSPYYHGNGPPLRRHASNPPTRTHRRVEAASSTTGPDAAAVECETPRIPSGRSPSSWSIEEVMQFVRDADPTALAPHAELFRKHEIDGKALMLLRSDMVMKYMGLKLGPALKLCYHIERLKQGKQ from the exons ATGAACAGCATGGGCAGAACAGCACTGAAAG atcagaaggagAGTAAGAAGGAGAAGGCGGGCAGGAGTACTCCTGTCAACACAGGACCTGCACCAGTTAAAG CCCCTGAGTCATTCTCATGGGAAGAGTATCTGAAGGAGACGTCGTCCACACCTGCTCCTCCCAGCTGCTTCAGACAG TCTCGCCTCCCTCCATCAAACGACTTCAAGGCTGGTATGAAGCTGGAGGCTCGCGATCCTCGTAATTCCACTTCCGTCTGCATCGCCACGGTGATGGGCATAACAGGCATCAGGCTTCGTCTACGCCTGGACGGCAGCGACAACACCAACGACTTCTGGAGACTGGTCGACTCCTCGGATATTCAGCCAATAGGAACGTGCGAGAAGAATGGAGATATGCTGCAGCCACCGCTGG GCTTCAGGATGAATGCCTCCTCATGGCCCATGTTTTTACTGAGGACGCTGAATGGGGCAGAAATGGCGCCAGCGTCTGCATTCAAAAAG GAACCTCAGAGGCCCATTCAGAACAGTTTCAAACCAGGCATGAAGCTAGAAGCAGTGGACAAGAAGAACCCTTACCTCATCTGTCCTGCAACCATCGGTGAGGTCAGAGGTGAAGAGGTGTTTGTGATGTTCGATGGCTGGAGAGGCGCGTTCGATTACTGGTGCCGTTATGACTCCAGGGACATCTTTCCTGTGGGCTGGTGTGCGGTGACCAAACACAGCCTTCAGCCTCCGGGGAACAGCA TCACCATCCCTAAGCCGCTGTCCGcaccttcttcttctacttcctcCTCCTTTTCGTCTTCGCCGTCCAAGCAGACGCGGCGCTCCATGCAGTCTTCATACCGCCTGCCCACACCGCTCCCCCCTCTGCCCGTGAGGAAGGGCGTGAGGGGCCGGCGACCCAAAAGCGAGACCATCGCCCTGCTCAAAGCCCTGGCGGCATCGTCAGGCGCTCAGAGTCCAGGGGCCCAGATGAGTACCACAGCGCCCGAATCTGCCCCACAGCTTGTCCCACGCCCTCACAAGAAGAGAGGACCCAAACCAGGAAGCAAG aggaagCCCAAACTCCTGCAGAGCTCCTTGTCAGCACCAGCAGGTTCAGACTCCAGACTTCCGTCTTCTCAGGTGTCTAGGGACGGCCTGCCTCCACTGAGCTCTCCATCCTCCGTGGTGTCCACAG TGTGCGTGTACGTGAATAAACACGGGAActgtggccctcatctggaccGCAAGCAGGTGCAGCGGCTGCCAGATCACTTCGGACCCGAGGCAGTGAACCTGGTGCTGCAGCAGACAGTGCAGGCGTGTTTGGACTGCGCCTATCAGCCCAAAGTGCTGCTGGGATGCCTGCAGAATCAGCCAGATGGTGGAGAGGTGGTGCGAG TGCGGACGGACGGAGGAACACGGACGGTGAAGCTGCCGTCGGCGTCCAGCGCCGCATTTGTTCTACGATTCCTGGAGAAAGTGTGTCGACACCTTCAGTGCGATAACCTGTTCAGCAGCCAGCCGTTCAGCCCCTACAGCAGCTACGACAGGAGCAAGTCAG TGAAAGAGGAGATGTCAGAGGCGCCGGCACTAAACAGAGGAGTAAAGCGAATCTCTCGAGACTCTCCGCCGTACTCCGCTCCCCTGTCCCCTAAGATACTCCACTCGGATACACACCCTTCCGAAG ctgagaCCCTTCCCCCTGAAGAAAACGGTTTACTCAAAGAGCAACGCTTCATGGACTCCGCCTCCAACTCCATGACACCCCGCCCACAGACGCTACGAAGCACCTCCGAATACCAGTCCCAACCCAGCAGTCCATACTACCACGGCAACGGCCCTCCCTTGCGTCGCCACGCCTCCAACCCCCCGACTCGCACCCACAGACGAGTAGAAG ctgCCAGCTCCACTACAGGTCCAGATGCAGCAGCGGTGGAGTGCGAGACTCCCAGAATTCCCAGCGGCAGAAGCCCTTCTTCCTGGTCTATAGAGGAAGTGATGCAGTTTGTGCGAGACGCAGACCCGACGGCGTTGGCGCCACATGCTGAGCTGTTCAGAAAGCAT